One stretch of Aeromicrobium fastidiosum DNA includes these proteins:
- a CDS encoding SDR family oxidoreductase — protein sequence MTSSPHALIVGATGISGTALAERLVGEGWDVTGLSRSRTLDLDGVTDVRVDLQSADDTRRALSGQAFTHVFITAWVRGATEDENIAVNSAIVRNLLDAVRPAGSVQHVALMTGLKHYMGPFEAYGKGEVRDTPFREDEERLPYPNFYYAQEDVLWEAAARDGFTWSVHRAHTVIGTAVGNAMNMAQTLAVQAAICREHGRPFVFPGSQTQWDGLTDMTDAGLLAEHMQWAATTPEAANTSFNIANGDVFRWRWMWPRIAELLGVEPEGFADAPRPLEQQVAGAADDWQVVSERHGLAVEDVDQLASWWHTDADLGRDFECLTDMRRSRQAGFKESRTTVDCFARVFDDLRRRNLIPPL from the coding sequence ATGACGTCTTCCCCTCATGCACTGATCGTCGGAGCCACCGGCATCTCCGGCACCGCCCTCGCCGAGCGCCTCGTCGGTGAGGGCTGGGACGTCACGGGCCTGTCCCGCAGCCGGACGCTCGACCTGGACGGGGTGACAGACGTGCGGGTCGACCTGCAGTCGGCCGATGACACCCGTCGGGCGCTCTCGGGCCAGGCGTTCACGCACGTCTTCATCACGGCCTGGGTGCGGGGTGCGACCGAGGACGAGAACATCGCCGTCAACAGCGCGATCGTCCGCAACCTGCTCGACGCCGTCCGGCCTGCCGGGTCGGTGCAGCACGTCGCGCTGATGACGGGCCTCAAGCACTACATGGGCCCGTTCGAGGCGTACGGCAAGGGCGAGGTGCGCGACACCCCCTTCCGTGAGGACGAGGAGCGCCTCCCGTACCCGAACTTCTACTACGCCCAGGAGGACGTCCTCTGGGAGGCCGCGGCGCGCGACGGCTTCACGTGGAGCGTCCACCGTGCGCACACCGTCATCGGCACCGCCGTCGGCAACGCGATGAACATGGCGCAGACCCTGGCCGTCCAGGCGGCGATCTGCCGCGAGCACGGCCGACCATTCGTGTTCCCGGGCTCGCAGACCCAGTGGGACGGTCTGACCGACATGACGGACGCCGGCCTGCTGGCCGAGCACATGCAGTGGGCCGCGACGACGCCCGAGGCGGCGAACACCTCGTTCAACATCGCCAACGGTGACGTCTTCCGCTGGCGCTGGATGTGGCCCCGCATCGCCGAGCTGCTCGGCGTCGAGCCGGAGGGGTTCGCCGATGCGCCGCGTCCCCTCGAGCAGCAGGTGGCCGGGGCGGCGGACGACTGGCAGGTCGTCAGCGAACGCCACGGTCTGGCCGTCGAAGACGTCGACCAGCTGGCCTCGTGGTGGCACACCGACGCTGATCTGGGCCGTGACTTCGAGTGCCTGACCGACATGCGCCGCAGCCGGCAGGCGGGGTTCAAGGAGAGCCGCACGACGGTCGACTGCTTCGCGCGGGTCTTCGACGACCTGCGACGTCGCAACCTCATCCCGCCGCTGTAG
- a CDS encoding CPCC family cysteine-rich protein, which translates to MASWRRPTNAPDSHGAWLCPCCGHRTLEGAGDYDLCPVCFWEDAGDQLRWPTMTDGPNGISLIEAQRTFAEVGACAQAFVPQTRDPWPGEEREAGWRVLDPELDDFE; encoded by the coding sequence ATGGCGAGCTGGCGACGACCGACCAACGCCCCGGACAGTCACGGGGCGTGGCTCTGTCCGTGCTGCGGCCACCGCACGCTCGAGGGCGCTGGCGACTACGACCTGTGCCCCGTGTGCTTCTGGGAGGACGCCGGCGATCAGCTGCGCTGGCCGACCATGACCGACGGGCCGAACGGCATCAGCCTGATCGAGGCTCAGCGCACCTTCGCCGAGGTCGGAGCGTGCGCGCAGGCGTTCGTCCCGCAGACGCGCGATCCCTGGCCGGGCGAGGAGCGCGAGGCCGGGTGGCGGGTCCTTGACCCCGAGCTCGACGACTTCGAGTGA
- a CDS encoding magnesium transporter: protein MPDKTDDTFSPDCGCTDGNLVCAHHQNLYAYKQAFAGRTTARLPVLTVRPTLRTFWSEFDGSRKFLLAILLLGIPTIAFLRGLGVVATLLLIATLIGACALPVAGMLVKKLTLDPANGAVRSRNWRGKTVTLRVDDEMQAAAFQYLALGVTSFAANVVLWTPSGFARLDQRQWGVDNLDDIVFVLGVRVGGVYGDEDIAREFPGVVPAAVMHPRTTAAIGIVVALFLVIGIGAMVAAFNPDHEDDDVGGQRREPTSVEVNGPKPTSLPPEVVARQDALDESLKKALAGKVSWESESAFRPCDEQPGWQRENRYSVQEGARFPGDEVTEAFDAAVRASGLVPVPDDRATNLSTVLSTEYDSPTGAGARAYISAFEATSSYDATSGVSVFTQSDCVITPR, encoded by the coding sequence ATGCCTGACAAGACTGATGACACGTTCAGCCCTGACTGCGGATGCACCGACGGGAATCTGGTGTGCGCACATCACCAGAACCTGTACGCGTACAAGCAGGCGTTCGCAGGTAGAACGACCGCCCGTCTGCCTGTCCTGACGGTTCGACCCACGCTCAGGACGTTCTGGTCCGAGTTCGACGGCTCGCGAAAGTTCCTCCTGGCCATCCTCCTTCTCGGGATCCCCACGATCGCGTTTCTCAGGGGACTTGGCGTTGTCGCGACTCTCCTTCTCATCGCGACGCTCATAGGAGCATGCGCGCTGCCCGTCGCCGGCATGTTGGTGAAGAAGCTGACGCTGGATCCAGCCAACGGGGCCGTCAGGTCCCGGAACTGGAGAGGCAAGACCGTCACCCTGCGAGTCGACGATGAGATGCAAGCCGCAGCGTTCCAGTACCTCGCGCTCGGCGTGACCTCGTTCGCGGCCAACGTGGTGCTCTGGACTCCGAGCGGATTCGCGCGACTGGACCAGCGGCAGTGGGGCGTGGACAACCTGGACGACATCGTGTTCGTGCTGGGCGTGCGAGTCGGTGGCGTCTACGGCGACGAGGACATCGCACGGGAGTTCCCCGGCGTCGTGCCAGCAGCCGTGATGCACCCCAGGACTACGGCTGCCATCGGCATCGTCGTGGCGTTGTTCTTGGTGATCGGAATCGGTGCCATGGTGGCGGCGTTCAATCCCGACCACGAGGACGATGACGTCGGAGGCCAGCGCCGGGAGCCGACGTCCGTCGAGGTCAACGGGCCGAAACCCACGTCGCTGCCACCTGAAGTCGTTGCCAGGCAGGACGCCCTCGACGAGTCGCTCAAGAAGGCGCTCGCAGGAAAGGTGTCCTGGGAGTCCGAGAGCGCGTTCCGTCCTTGCGACGAGCAGCCCGGATGGCAGAGGGAGAATCGCTACTCGGTGCAGGAGGGAGCGCGATTCCCCGGCGACGAGGTGACTGAGGCGTTCGACGCGGCGGTCCGGGCGTCTGGCCTCGTGCCGGTGCCCGATGACAGAGCAACGAATCTCAGCACTGTTCTGAGCACCGAGTACGACAGCCCGACGGGAGCGGGCGCGCGCGCATACATCTCGGCGTTCGAGGCGACGTCGTCCTACGACGCCACGTCCGGCGTCAGCGTCTTCACGCAGAGCGACTGCGTCATCACCCCGAGGTGA
- a CDS encoding sodium:calcium antiporter has translation MVHVLLLVVCAVAIYLSCEWFVNAIEWLGVRMKVGGVAVGTILAAAGTALPESVVTLMAVLFGSEKNGNDIAVGAAMGGPLVVGTLAYAVTGAMLFLRFRKTRAKALAMAGPGDSAPAGHDLRVDEGIDTRRLARDQVWFLSIFAFKVALGLVAFAIKPWLGLLFLAAYGVYFYREMTSDGEDASADDLEPLKLRPKTATPGTWFVVAQTIGSLVVIFAASQVFVKQLEWAGPALGLPAVVVALLLSPIATELPEIMNAIIWVRQGKANLALANISGSMMIQATVPSAIGIGFTSWKFDTPLMLAGFATLASVGYLLWVMHQKSFTAAKLFYAGGFYLVFAAGLVLTV, from the coding sequence ATGGTCCACGTGCTCCTGCTGGTCGTCTGCGCCGTCGCGATCTACCTGTCGTGCGAGTGGTTCGTCAACGCGATCGAGTGGCTCGGCGTCCGCATGAAGGTCGGCGGCGTCGCCGTCGGCACGATCCTCGCCGCAGCGGGCACCGCGCTGCCCGAGTCGGTCGTGACTCTCATGGCGGTGCTGTTCGGCAGCGAGAAGAACGGCAACGACATCGCCGTCGGTGCCGCGATGGGCGGCCCGCTCGTCGTCGGCACGCTCGCGTACGCCGTCACGGGAGCCATGCTGTTCCTGCGGTTCCGCAAGACCCGGGCCAAGGCGCTGGCGATGGCCGGCCCGGGCGACTCCGCACCGGCGGGCCACGACCTGCGCGTCGACGAGGGCATCGACACCCGCCGTCTCGCCCGCGACCAGGTCTGGTTCCTGAGCATCTTCGCGTTCAAGGTGGCACTCGGCCTCGTCGCGTTCGCGATCAAGCCGTGGCTCGGCCTGCTGTTCCTCGCCGCGTACGGCGTCTACTTCTACCGCGAGATGACCAGCGACGGCGAGGACGCGTCGGCGGATGACCTCGAGCCGCTCAAGCTGCGTCCGAAGACCGCGACCCCGGGCACGTGGTTCGTCGTGGCGCAGACCATCGGCTCCCTGGTCGTGATCTTCGCGGCATCGCAGGTGTTCGTGAAGCAGCTCGAGTGGGCCGGCCCCGCCCTCGGGCTCCCGGCCGTCGTCGTCGCCCTGCTGCTGTCGCCCATCGCGACCGAGCTGCCCGAGATCATGAACGCGATCATCTGGGTGCGCCAGGGCAAGGCCAACCTCGCGCTGGCCAACATCTCGGGCTCGATGATGATCCAGGCAACCGTTCCGTCGGCGATCGGCATCGGCTTCACGAGCTGGAAGTTCGACACCCCGCTGATGCTCGCCGGCTTCGCGACACTCGCCTCGGTCGGCTACCTGCTGTGGGTCATGCACCAGAAGTCGTTCACTGCGGCAAAGCTGTTCTACGCGGGCGGGTTCTATCTGGTCTTCGCGGCCGGACTGGTGCTGACGGTCTGA
- a CDS encoding ABC transporter permease translates to MSTLDPARSAAAVAVLLAIALLTVTVAGVRVRADAVVAVARGAVQLVVVALVIAFVFRHPGWVVLYLGVMVVAATATSARRIGCDARDWGEVEGWLALGATPRQATAALGRVAAGRALIPAIDQTRSAGLVTLPGAFVGLLLGGASPAEAAEVQLLVLVGLLAAEAVAAVLTARLLGGWVGTTRPEPGTTAAG, encoded by the coding sequence ATGAGCACCCTCGACCCGGCACGTTCCGCCGCTGCGGTGGCGGTGCTCCTGGCCATCGCGTTGCTGACCGTCACCGTCGCCGGCGTGCGCGTGCGGGCCGACGCCGTCGTGGCGGTCGCCCGAGGAGCCGTCCAACTCGTCGTCGTGGCGCTCGTCATCGCGTTCGTGTTCCGACACCCCGGATGGGTCGTGCTCTACCTCGGCGTCATGGTCGTCGCCGCGACGGCCACCTCCGCGCGGCGCATCGGCTGCGACGCCCGCGACTGGGGCGAGGTCGAGGGATGGCTCGCCCTCGGGGCCACTCCGCGGCAGGCCACCGCGGCACTGGGTCGGGTGGCAGCCGGTCGCGCGCTGATCCCGGCGATCGACCAGACGCGCAGCGCCGGGCTCGTCACGCTGCCCGGCGCATTCGTCGGCCTGCTGCTGGGCGGCGCCTCCCCCGCGGAGGCGGCCGAGGTCCAGCTGCTCGTCCTCGTCGGCCTGCTCGCGGCCGAGGCCGTCGCGGCCGTCCTCACGGCCCGCCTGCTCGGTGGGTGGGTCGGGACGACCCGTCCCGAGCCGGGGACTACAGCGGCGGGATGA
- a CDS encoding UBP-type zinc finger domain-containing protein: protein MTVQIDTDDLVPEVPPTGTGCVECEQTGGWWFHLRRCARCGHIGCCDDSLSRHATAHFTETGHTVMQSFEPGEDWFWDFASQNAFDGPELVAPHHHPVTQSAPGPAERLPADWQDILVRRQD, encoded by the coding sequence ATGACCGTGCAGATCGACACCGACGACCTCGTCCCCGAGGTGCCGCCCACCGGCACCGGCTGTGTGGAGTGCGAGCAGACCGGCGGCTGGTGGTTCCACCTGCGACGCTGCGCGCGGTGCGGGCACATCGGCTGCTGCGACGATTCACTGTCGCGCCATGCGACTGCCCACTTCACCGAGACGGGCCACACCGTGATGCAGAGCTTCGAGCCCGGCGAGGACTGGTTCTGGGACTTCGCGTCGCAGAACGCCTTCGACGGCCCCGAGCTCGTCGCACCGCACCACCACCCCGTGACGCAGTCCGCGCCGGGGCCTGCCGAGCGTCTGCCCGCCGACTGGCAGGACATCCTCGTGCGCCGCCAGGACTGA
- a CDS encoding peptidase E: MIGTVLALGGGGFSMSDDGTSAIDYFLLELTGRSRPRVCFVPTASGDADGYSQSFEAAFAGRADTSVLSLFSHDPWGWSDPAMLLEQDVVYVGGGSTANLLAVWRLHGLPDLLVEAAANGTILAGVSAGMNCWFAGSSTDSFGPLAPLTDGLGLIDATACPHYLGEPGRREKYVGWVADGSLGDGYAVDDFTALLFRDGSLVEAVSERPGKPAFRVERVDHDRAVEIDLPVRVLPNQTVSTSPAAKTR, encoded by the coding sequence ATGATCGGCACAGTGCTCGCGCTCGGTGGTGGTGGCTTCTCGATGTCGGACGACGGCACGTCCGCGATCGACTACTTCCTGCTCGAGCTGACGGGCCGCAGTCGTCCGCGGGTCTGCTTCGTCCCCACCGCGAGCGGCGACGCCGACGGCTACAGCCAGTCGTTCGAGGCCGCCTTCGCGGGCCGAGCGGACACGTCGGTGTTGTCGCTGTTCAGCCACGACCCGTGGGGATGGAGCGACCCGGCGATGCTGCTGGAGCAGGACGTCGTCTACGTGGGCGGCGGCTCGACCGCGAACCTGCTGGCGGTGTGGCGGCTGCACGGCCTGCCCGACCTGCTGGTCGAGGCGGCGGCGAACGGCACGATCCTGGCCGGTGTCAGCGCGGGGATGAACTGCTGGTTCGCCGGCTCGTCGACCGACTCGTTCGGGCCGCTCGCACCCTTGACCGACGGGCTCGGCCTGATCGACGCGACGGCGTGCCCGCACTACCTCGGCGAGCCCGGGCGGCGCGAGAAGTACGTGGGCTGGGTCGCCGATGGGTCGCTCGGTGACGGGTATGCGGTGGACGACTTCACGGCCCTGCTGTTCCGCGACGGGTCCCTCGTCGAGGCGGTGTCGGAGCGTCCCGGCAAGCCTGCCTTCCGCGTCGAGCGGGTGGACCACGACCGGGCGGTCGAGATCGACCTCCCGGTTCGAGTGCTGCCCAATCAGACCGTCAGCACCAGTCCGGCCGCGAAGACCAGATAG
- a CDS encoding vWA domain-containing protein — translation MARANRRLTRASRYGRYEGGPDPLAPPVDLTEALAQIGDDVMAGYSPELAMREFLRRGGQDQTGLDDLARRVQDKRRELAQKHNLDGTLQEIKELLDKAVLAERGQLARDVEMDDADRTLAEMQLDNLPPSPAAAVSELNGYDWRSSEAREDFEKIKDLLGREMLDQRFAGMKDALENATDEDRAAINEMLGDLNQLLEQHRSGEGTQEQFDEFMAKHGQFFPENPQTVDELLDTLAQRSAAAQRMRNSMTAEQRAELDQLAQEAFGSPELMQSLAQLDGNLQAMRPGEDWGGSERMDGDEGLGLGDGTGVFQDIADLDSLAEQLAQSYNGSRMDDLDLDKLAQQLGPEAAVDARTLQQLEQALRDSGTLKRGSDGQLKLTPKAMRQLGKALLRDVANKMSGRHGARDVRQSGAAGERSGATREWAFGDTEPWDVTRTITNALTRTAGEGGTTGAGVRIEIGDVEVQETEARTQACVALLVDTSFSMAMDGRWVPMKRTALALHTLIKSRFRGDDLQLIAFGRHAEVMDIEQLTGLDAMYAKGTNLHHALLLANRHFRKQPNAQPVLLIVTDGEPTSHLESSGEVYFEYPPHPLTIAYAVRELDNATRLGAQTTFFRLGEDPGLARFIQSMAHRAGGTVVAPELDDLGAAVVGSYLGSRTSRGGAGGGGLDGMWGGGRGFWAG, via the coding sequence ATGGCTAGGGCCAATCGCAGGCTCACCCGCGCGTCCCGCTACGGCAGGTACGAGGGTGGCCCCGATCCGCTGGCACCGCCGGTCGACCTCACCGAGGCGCTGGCGCAGATCGGCGACGACGTCATGGCCGGCTACTCGCCCGAGCTCGCGATGCGGGAGTTCCTGCGTCGCGGGGGCCAGGACCAGACGGGGCTCGACGACCTTGCGCGTCGTGTGCAGGACAAGCGCCGCGAGCTGGCGCAGAAGCACAATCTCGACGGCACGCTGCAGGAGATCAAGGAGCTGCTCGACAAGGCGGTGCTGGCCGAGCGGGGCCAACTGGCCCGCGACGTCGAGATGGACGACGCCGACCGCACCCTGGCCGAGATGCAGCTCGACAACCTGCCGCCGTCGCCAGCGGCGGCCGTCAGCGAGCTCAACGGCTACGACTGGAGGAGCAGCGAGGCCCGCGAGGACTTCGAGAAGATCAAGGACCTGCTCGGCCGCGAGATGCTCGACCAGCGCTTCGCCGGCATGAAGGACGCCCTCGAGAACGCGACGGACGAGGACCGCGCCGCGATCAACGAGATGCTCGGCGACCTCAACCAGCTGCTCGAGCAGCACCGCAGCGGTGAGGGGACGCAGGAGCAGTTCGACGAGTTCATGGCCAAGCACGGACAGTTCTTCCCCGAGAACCCGCAGACCGTCGACGAGCTGCTCGACACCCTCGCGCAGCGCTCGGCCGCGGCCCAGCGGATGCGCAACTCGATGACCGCCGAGCAGCGGGCCGAGCTCGACCAGCTGGCCCAGGAGGCGTTCGGCTCGCCCGAGCTGATGCAGTCGCTCGCACAGCTCGACGGCAACCTGCAGGCGATGCGTCCCGGCGAGGACTGGGGCGGTTCGGAGCGCATGGACGGCGACGAGGGCCTGGGCCTCGGTGACGGCACCGGTGTGTTCCAGGACATCGCCGACCTCGACTCGCTGGCCGAGCAGCTCGCCCAGTCGTACAACGGCTCCCGGATGGACGATCTCGACCTCGACAAGCTGGCCCAGCAGCTCGGACCGGAGGCCGCCGTCGACGCCCGCACGCTGCAGCAGCTCGAGCAGGCGCTGCGCGACTCCGGCACGCTCAAGCGCGGCTCGGACGGACAGCTCAAGCTGACGCCCAAGGCCATGCGGCAGCTGGGCAAGGCGCTGCTGCGCGACGTCGCGAACAAGATGTCCGGACGCCACGGCGCCCGCGACGTCCGTCAGTCGGGTGCCGCCGGCGAGCGCTCGGGCGCCACCCGCGAGTGGGCGTTCGGCGACACCGAGCCGTGGGACGTCACCCGCACGATCACCAACGCCCTGACCCGCACGGCGGGTGAGGGCGGGACAACCGGTGCCGGCGTCCGGATCGAGATCGGCGACGTCGAGGTGCAGGAGACCGAGGCCCGCACGCAGGCCTGCGTCGCCCTGCTGGTCGATACCTCGTTCTCGATGGCGATGGACGGTCGCTGGGTGCCGATGAAGCGCACCGCGCTCGCGCTGCACACCCTCATCAAGAGTCGGTTCCGCGGCGACGACCTGCAGCTCATCGCGTTCGGCCGTCATGCCGAGGTCATGGACATCGAGCAGCTCACGGGCCTCGACGCGATGTACGCCAAGGGCACCAACCTGCACCACGCGCTGCTGCTGGCCAACCGGCACTTCCGCAAGCAACCCAACGCCCAGCCGGTGCTGCTGATCGTCACCGACGGCGAGCCGACGTCGCACCTCGAGAGCAGCGGCGAGGTCTACTTCGAGTACCCGCCGCATCCGCTGACGATCGCCTACGCCGTGCGCGAGCTCGACAATGCCACGCGGCTCGGTGCGCAGACGACGTTCTTCCGTCTGGGGGAGGACCCGGGCCTGGCCCGGTTCATCCAGTCGATGGCGCACCGTGCGGGCGGCACGGTCGTCGCTCCCGAGCTGGACGATCTGGGGGCCGCGGTGGTCGGCTCGTACCTCGGCTCACGCACGTCCCGCGGGGGAGCAGGAGGCGGTGGCCTCGACGGGATGTGGGGCGGCGGTCGCGGCTTCTGGGCCGGCTGA
- a CDS encoding metal-dependent transcriptional regulator, which translates to MVAVEDCLKAIFSVGEWDESARTVGDIAARLRSSTSSVSEMVKRLTDDGLVEHERYGAVALTDAGLARALRMVRRHRLIETYLVTALDYGWDEVHDEAEVLEHAISDLMLDRMDRRLGHPWRDPHGDAIPTADGVLHRPVARPLGELGEGEGGHVVRIDDDDPELLRWFAEHGLVLDVGLTVTGLKPFGGATEVRVDTADGSTTLDLGLQAVAALWIGSTPPVNRAVADGCHYPSCEHVGAESS; encoded by the coding sequence GTGGTTGCGGTCGAGGACTGCCTGAAGGCGATCTTCTCAGTCGGCGAGTGGGACGAGAGCGCACGCACCGTCGGTGACATCGCGGCCCGACTCCGCTCATCGACGTCTTCGGTCTCGGAGATGGTCAAGCGCCTCACGGACGACGGTCTGGTCGAGCACGAGCGCTACGGTGCCGTCGCTCTCACGGATGCCGGCCTCGCCCGGGCCCTGCGGATGGTGCGACGCCATCGGCTGATCGAGACCTACCTCGTCACGGCACTCGACTACGGCTGGGACGAGGTGCACGACGAGGCGGAGGTGCTGGAGCACGCGATCTCCGACCTCATGCTCGACCGGATGGACCGGCGGCTGGGTCACCCGTGGCGCGATCCCCACGGCGACGCGATCCCGACCGCCGACGGCGTCCTGCACCGGCCCGTCGCGCGTCCCCTCGGCGAGCTCGGCGAGGGCGAGGGCGGGCACGTCGTCCGCATCGACGACGACGACCCCGAGCTGCTGCGCTGGTTCGCCGAGCACGGCCTGGTGCTCGACGTCGGGTTGACCGTGACGGGCCTCAAGCCGTTCGGCGGTGCCACTGAGGTGCGGGTCGACACCGCGGACGGGTCGACGACCCTCGACCTGGGTTTGCAGGCCGTCGCCGCGCTCTGGATCGGCTCGACTCCGCCCGTCAACCGGGCCGTCGCGGACGGTTGCCACTACCCGTCGTGCGAGCACGTCGGAGCCGAGAGTTCGTAA
- a CDS encoding magnesium chelatase has protein sequence MTAPTTPAPSISTAGELRASGHVLKTLRAEIRDNLLAALREGRDPWPGLHGFESTVIPQLERALIAGHDIVLLGERGQGKTRLLRTMVGLLDEWSPVIDGSELGEHPYEPITTGSLRRAAELGDDLPVAWRSRDERYAEKLATPDTSVADLIGDVDPMKVAEGRSLGDPETIHFGLIPRSHRGIVAINELPDLAERIQVAMLNVMEERDIQIRGYVLRLPLDVLVVASANPEDYTNRGRIITPLKDRFGAEIRTHYPTELVDEVAVIRQEAELVAEVPDYLVEILARFTRALRESSAVDQRSGVSARFAIAGAETIAAAAIHRATRQGEDVAVARPVDLETAVDVLGGKIEFESGEEGREDEILDHLLRTATAQTVREHFRGIDFTLLVEAIENGAMVTTGEQVTARDFLTGLPTLGESELYDEVGDRLGATNDGQRAGAIELALEGLFLSRQISKDSGGGETIYG, from the coding sequence GTGACTGCACCCACGACTCCCGCCCCGTCCATCTCGACCGCCGGCGAGCTGCGCGCCTCCGGGCACGTGCTCAAGACCCTGCGCGCCGAGATCCGCGACAACCTCCTCGCCGCACTGCGAGAGGGCCGCGATCCGTGGCCCGGCCTGCACGGCTTCGAGTCGACCGTCATCCCGCAGCTCGAGCGTGCGCTGATCGCGGGGCATGACATCGTCCTGCTGGGCGAGCGCGGGCAGGGCAAGACCCGCCTGCTGCGGACGATGGTCGGCCTGCTCGACGAGTGGTCGCCGGTCATCGACGGGTCCGAGCTCGGCGAGCACCCGTACGAGCCCATCACGACCGGCAGCCTGCGCAGGGCCGCCGAGCTGGGCGACGACCTGCCGGTCGCGTGGCGCTCGCGCGACGAGCGGTACGCCGAGAAGCTGGCGACCCCCGACACGTCCGTCGCCGACCTCATCGGCGACGTCGACCCCATGAAGGTCGCCGAGGGCCGTAGCCTGGGCGACCCGGAGACCATCCACTTCGGGCTCATCCCGCGAAGCCACCGCGGCATCGTCGCGATCAACGAGCTGCCCGACCTCGCCGAGCGCATCCAGGTCGCGATGCTCAACGTCATGGAGGAGCGCGACATCCAGATCCGCGGCTACGTGCTGCGGCTGCCGCTCGACGTGCTGGTCGTGGCCAGCGCCAACCCCGAGGACTACACCAACCGTGGCCGCATCATCACGCCGCTGAAGGATCGCTTCGGTGCCGAGATCCGCACGCACTACCCGACCGAGCTGGTCGACGAGGTCGCCGTCATCCGGCAGGAGGCCGAGCTCGTCGCCGAGGTGCCCGACTACCTGGTCGAGATCTTGGCCCGCTTCACCCGCGCGTTGCGCGAGTCGTCCGCGGTCGACCAGCGCAGCGGCGTCAGCGCACGCTTCGCGATCGCGGGTGCCGAGACCATCGCCGCCGCGGCGATCCACCGCGCCACCCGCCAGGGAGAGGACGTCGCCGTGGCCCGTCCGGTCGACCTCGAGACCGCGGTCGACGTGCTCGGGGGCAAGATCGAGTTCGAGTCGGGCGAGGAGGGGCGCGAGGACGAGATCCTCGACCACCTGCTGCGCACCGCGACGGCCCAGACCGTCCGTGAGCACTTCCGCGGCATCGACTTCACGCTGCTGGTCGAGGCGATCGAGAACGGCGCGATGGTCACGACGGGCGAGCAGGTCACGGCCCGCGACTTCCTCACCGGGCTGCCGACCCTCGGCGAGTCCGAGCTGTACGACGAGGTCGGCGACCGCCTCGGCGCGACCAACGACGGCCAGCGTGCCGGTGCGATCGAGCTGGCGCTCGAGGGGCTCTTCCTCTCGCGCCAGATCAGCAAGGACAGCGGCGGCGGCGAGACGATCTATGGCTAG
- a CDS encoding DUF7674 family protein, translating into MARIIEVAPETADIDLRIRQQWTEPAVMPFCGELASFVAEAALRGDTELALRIMDELEAGLASGDGYAGTCVSIGFLEPQYDRGEDGEAWPPAESLGFRTEEMAAFVDSWPKHVRAELRRQMAYEAKAERRERRLWGPPQPDGSWRPTYRWKLRHPILWWKMRHAGISFAG; encoded by the coding sequence ATGGCGCGCATCATCGAGGTCGCGCCCGAGACGGCCGACATCGACCTACGCATCCGTCAGCAGTGGACCGAACCCGCGGTCATGCCGTTTTGCGGCGAGCTGGCGAGCTTCGTCGCCGAGGCGGCGCTGCGCGGCGACACTGAACTCGCCCTGCGGATCATGGACGAGCTCGAGGCCGGGCTCGCGAGCGGCGACGGCTACGCCGGCACCTGCGTGAGCATCGGCTTCCTCGAGCCGCAGTACGACCGGGGCGAGGACGGCGAGGCGTGGCCGCCGGCCGAGAGTCTCGGCTTCCGCACCGAGGAGATGGCCGCGTTCGTCGACTCGTGGCCGAAGCACGTCAGGGCCGAGCTGCGACGTCAGATGGCTTACGAGGCCAAGGCCGAGCGCCGCGAACGACGACTGTGGGGTCCTCCGCAGCCGGACGGATCGTGGCGGCCGACGTACCGCTGGAAGCTGAGGCACCCGATCCTGTGGTGGAAGATGCGACACGCGGGCATCAGCTTCGCCGGGTGA
- a CDS encoding potassium channel family protein, with product MSRVERWERRSEIPLLLLAVAFLTAYAWPVLDPRLDTGWREFFSIVSWTVWVAFAVDFIARLSLADRRGEYAISHWYDVVLIAVPMLRPLRLLRLLALVRIMDRSASNTLAVRALVYVSGSAVAAVLLGAVAVLDAERDASGANISSFGDAVWWACATVTTIGYGDFYPVSTEGRAVAVVLMVVGIGVVGAITGAVATAMMTRAQHERADS from the coding sequence ATGAGTCGTGTCGAGCGTTGGGAGCGCCGTTCCGAGATTCCGCTGCTGCTGCTCGCTGTCGCCTTCCTGACCGCCTATGCGTGGCCGGTGCTCGACCCGCGCCTGGACACGGGGTGGCGCGAGTTCTTCAGCATCGTCTCGTGGACCGTCTGGGTCGCCTTCGCCGTCGACTTCATCGCTCGCCTGTCGCTCGCGGACCGCCGCGGCGAGTACGCGATCAGCCACTGGTACGACGTCGTCCTCATCGCTGTGCCGATGCTGCGCCCCCTGCGTCTGCTCAGGCTGCTGGCGCTGGTGCGCATCATGGATCGCTCCGCATCGAACACCCTGGCCGTCCGCGCTCTCGTCTACGTCTCGGGGTCCGCCGTCGCAGCAGTCCTGCTCGGGGCCGTGGCGGTGCTCGATGCCGAACGCGATGCATCGGGAGCCAACATCTCGAGCTTCGGCGACGCCGTGTGGTGGGCGTGCGCCACGGTGACGACGATCGGCTACGGCGACTTCTACCCCGTGTCCACCGAAGGACGTGCGGTGGCAGTCGTGCTCATGGTCGTGGGCATCGGTGTCGTCGGAGCGATCACAGGTGCCGTGGCAACGGCCATGATGACCCGGGCGCAGCACGAACGCGCCGACTCGTAG